The DNA sequence CGTTAGCCAGCGCATTGATGCTTTCCTCGGGTATCCCGGACCGCCGGAGGAAGCTGGCGGGGAAGATGTGGTGCCAGTCGGGTTCGAACCCCTCGCTCACTAGGCTGCCCGGACGCTCGAACCCGATCCGCACCCCGTTGACCCAGTCGACGGCTCCACGCTGGAACAGTGTCAAATAGAGCAGCAACCGCATGAACCGGTCCTTGCGGTAATCGACGAGAAAGTCGTCCGGATCCGGGGTCCACGGCTCCAGGGTCTCCTCAAGGGCATGCAGAGCCTGTTGGGCATTATCCGCCCGGGTGATACGGGCTAGATCCTGGCTGAGGGCGGTGACGGCCGAGCCGCTGTAACGCCCCTCCCGATTGGCCATCAGAAACCAACGGAACGCCCGGCCGAACACGCGTCGGTCGAGCGCCCCCGAAGCCGACCCCGCCAGGAACCGACCCACGAAGGCGAACAGAGGGATCAGACTGTTCTTGGAGGGGAGGAGTTCAGCGTTGAGCAGTCCCCGGTCGTTGAGGTGGCGGAGCGTCAGGGCCACGGCTTCTTTGAACCGTGGCCATACTCCGACGGCGGGCGGTCCCCAAAACGGTTCGACTGTTCCTTCCTTGCCTCGAGCAGGTAACTGGCCGCCGCTTCGCACCCCGTCCATAAGACGTGCCGTTCCCCGCTCCATGCCAATCAGGGCCCGGGTCAGAATGCCGGGCCCAAGGTCGAAGCCCCGGTCCGCCAGCTCGCGCAGGAACACCAGGAGCTCGCTCCGAACCCACCCGGGCTCTGCAGCCCCTAAAACGGCGACGATGACGTCAGCCTCTCTCACCTGTGTGCCTTGCCGGTTGAGCCGGGTGAAGATCTCGACGACGTCCTCCACGTCGTGGTTGACCGTGATGACAGGGATAGATTGGGTACGGATCCGGTGCCAGAGGGCGTGCAGGGCCGCATACAGACTGCCCGGTCGGGCTGCCTGCGGGGAACCCGGACGAGCCACGAGGTCATCTACCAGTTCCTGGAGGGATTCCTCGGTTTCCCGTGCCAGGATCCGCCTCACTGGAATCCAGTTGGGGTCCCGCCGGCGGACCGGGTTGGCCAGCGCGAAATCCAGTTCCCGGGATACAGGGTTGATCGCCGCCATGACCTCGTTGCGGCGGAGCAGGCCGTCCCATGGTTCGTCCCGGTCGTCCCACCAGTTGGGTCTCTGGCCGAAGAGAAGGCAGAGGGCGGTGGTGCGCTGTTGGCCATCGACGATCCAGTGGGCAGGAAAGGCGCTCGAGGGGCCT is a window from the Bacillota bacterium genome containing:
- a CDS encoding DUF262 domain-containing protein, with the translated sequence MGLTQLTVHEVVKKAVSGYFQLPAFQRPFVWSPDQVKELAVSLYSGYPIGTLLLWEPSDWAFPKGPSSAFPAHWIVDGQQRTTALCLLFGQRPNWWDDRDEPWDGLLRRNEVMAAINPVSRELDFALANPVRRRDPNWIPVRRILARETEESLQELVDDLVARPGSPQAARPGSLYAALHALWHRIRTQSIPVITVNHDVEDVVEIFTRLNRQGTQVREADVIVAVLGAAEPGWVRSELLVFLRELADRGFDLGPGILTRALIGMERGTARLMDGVRSGGQLPARGKEGTVEPFWGPPAVGVWPRFKEAVALTLRHLNDRGLLNAELLPSKNSLIPLFAFVGRFLAGSASGALDRRVFGRAFRWFLMANREGRYSGSAVTALSQDLARITRADNAQQALHALEETLEPWTPDPDDFLVDYRKDRFMRLLLYLTLFQRGAVDWVNGVRIGFERPGSLVSEGFEPDWHHIFPASFLRRSGIPEESINALANVTVLNERTNRYRLSRWPPSVYVRHFNIPNEHLESHLVDPGIVETGTRERVSVEAYEAFIRNRAERLAQAARQYLDSLARG